A segment of the Agrobacterium tumefaciens genome:
GCGGCGCAGGCGGTACCGGGACCACTCTTCACCTTCGCGGCCTATCTTGGAACCTTATTGGGGCCGGAACCTAACGGCCTCATCGGAGCGGGCATTGCCCTGATCGCCGTGTTCCTTCCGGGTTTTCTGATCCTGCTTGGCGTTATTCCCTTCTGGGATAGCTTCCGCCAACGCGAAAGCGCGCAGGCCTTGATGAGGGGTGCCAACGCCGCCGTTGTCGGCATTCTCGGCGCAGCGCTCTACGATCCGGTTTTCACCAGTGCCATCGTCGGCCCTTATCAATTCGCGCTGGCACTTACCTGCTTTGTTCTGCTGATGGCGTGGAAGACCACGCCCTGGATTGTTGTGCTTGTGGCCGCAGCCGGTGGCGTGCTGATCAGCGTGGCCTGACGGTCGCCACAACCGACGAGAGCGACGAAACTTGTGCAAGAACTTTGGTTCCCGACAATGGATTTTTCATGCCATACGATTCTGTCATTGAGCCGATTGTTTCTGCCGCACGCGCACTTCACGCTCTGGCGCATTTGCTTTCCCTGTAGCGCTTGGCAATATCTGCAACCGTATTCTTGCTGATTGCCAGATCGCGGGCGATCCAGCGATAGCTGCGGCCTTCCGCGATGAGCGCCAGTACTTTCGGGGCGAGCCTGTCCGACTTTGGGCGCTGACCGGGCTGTCGTCCAAGCCGTCTCCCGCGTGCCTTGGCTGCGGCAAGTCCGGATTTCACGCGCTCGCTGATGAGATCGCGCTCGAACTCCGCAATCCCGGACAGAAACGTCGCGAGCATCCGGCCGTGCGGGCTGGCCAAATCGAAGGTCATGCCGCTCATGGCG
Coding sequences within it:
- a CDS encoding recombinase family protein yields the protein MGQRAAIYCRVSTADQSCERQERDLTSFAERAGYTIAGVYKETSSGAKLDRAERKKVMALAQARGIDLVLVTELSRWGRSTIDLLNTLRELESRKVSVIAMSGMTFDLASPHGRMLATFLSGIAEFERDLISERVKSGLAAAKARGRRLGRQPGQRPKSDRLAPKVLALIAEGRSYRWIARDLAISKNTVADIAKRYRESKCARA